CTCAATCCAAGATAAATCCTGGCATTCATCTATTAGAATAACAGGGAAACGTGAAGATATGAGCGAAGAAATATGGTTATCTTGCTTTAAAACTCTAAATGCCATATTATTTATATCTTCGAAGTTAGCGAATCCATCTTTCAAAAAAGTTTGCTTAACTTTGACTATCTCTTCTTTTATATAGTTAAATCCTAATAATTGATTATTGCTTTTCTTCTTTCTATAATCCTGAATGAATTTTTGTACTTCAGCAGATTGATAATACTCTTTTAACGGAATTTTATAATTTTCTGAATGATAAATAATAATATCTTTAATTTTATAATCATAATAAACTTGGTTAGCATAGAAGTCTTGACGTTTTGAGTTCATATTCATGTAAGGGAGTTTGTACTTTTTTAACCAGTGGTTCTCAAATACAGTTAAATTTTTATCTATTAACCTATAGGAGGTGTCCCCCTTGTTATTTTTGTGTTTAGAATATTTATATCCAAAGCTTTGAGCAATAAAACCATGTATGAACCCAGATAAAGTTCCTATATAGTGCGGATACAAAGAGGTTAAACCAGAAAATATATCCACTCTTTCTTTAATTGTATCCGTTGCTTCGTTAGTAAACGTAAGCACGGCTATTCCACTATTTTTAGAACTCCACTTACTAATCTCATAAGCTGTTTTCATTCCAACAACTTCAGTTTTTCCACTCCCAGCACAGGCCTCTAAGAAAATGTTATCATTAATCGGAGAGAGAACATATTTCAATTGTTGTTCAGTCTTTTCCTTTACCTTACTTTCAATTAAAGAAATATATGAGCTAATTTCTTTATTTCCACACAGAGTGTTTATTATCTCTTGTTCCATTTCTTGCTTATTCATCTATTCACCACCTCCACATGCCCAAATAATAGCTTGTTTAATGTAGTTAGGGATGTTTATTATTTCGCTTATCTTAGAAAAAACATCTGAGATATTTGATTGTGATTCATCGATTTTTTCCAATTGCATGCTTATCTGTAACTCTAAATAATCTGTGAGTTCCTGTGAATAGATACCTTTTCCAACTTCGTTCGCATCAATATGCTTAAAGATATATTCAGCGTCCTCTTTTAACATATCTTCATCCTCTGAGTACTGATTGCTTCTAGAAGATATTGCACTACATTGTTTTTTTACTTTTCCAGAAACAGGCCATAAATCATGAAGGACTTTTGCCATTTGGTTATTGTTTCCATTTATTGCTAAATCATATTCAAACGTTTTTAAAGGTGAACGATACAAACGCCCCCATTTGCTCTTATTAATATCATCCATTAGCTGGATTGCGCTATTAGCTCCAATTGGTGATTCGCTTGGTAAAGGAAATGTATCTTGTAATATAGTTATGGGTTCACCTTCCTTATCTTTTTTTAATTTTCCATTTTCATCATAGACAAAAACTTTGAGCTTTGGGGGATCATTATCAGTAATTCCAGAACAAAAAATAGGTAGTTGCACTTCACTAGAGGAACCATCACATTTTGCAAACAGCTTCATAAAATGTTTGAAATTTATTCCGTTAATGTTAATTGTAGATACACCAGCCTCTTCTAATGAGGTTGGCAATAATGCTTCAGAATTATCCAAAGCTTTCTTATTATGTTGCGCCAATACTATCTTTGCAAATGTAGGTATCAGCATAGCCTCACTTATGCCTTCTACAAGAATGACACCTTTTGAAAAAAGCAGTGTAGACTTTGTAACATCTAGCCATCGATTGATATAATTTTTGCTTTCACCTAAATCGATATCCTTTAATGAGGTTGCAACAATTTTGTCTTCATTTTGAGTAACATGAATTAAGTTATCAGTATGTATAGAAGAAGCAAGGACTGGAGAATGTGTGGTAATAATAACCTGTATATTTCCAAGTTTACGGGTTATCTCTTCTAGATACTTTATAAATTTCACCTGAAGTTGAGGATGTAAATGCGCTTCCGGCTCCTCTATCAGTAAAACAGTTATCATGTTATTATTTTTTAGTAGTTCAAGCTCAGCAAATACAGTGGCTATGTATAACAAGTTATTGTATCCCAGGCTATTAGTTGCGATGTCTCTGAATTTATCTGGATCGCTCTGCTTAATGCCTGGAAAGAAAACCATTCTTATGCTTTCTACAATTTTGTTAAATGTTGTCTCTGCGAATTGCAGATTTATACTCTGACCAAGACGTTGCCCCAAGCTCTCCTCAAGCTTTGTATTAATGTTGAGTTTCGCAGTTTCAATTTCGTCATATTTTTTTTCAGCATTACTTGTGATTTGTTCGTTAAACTTACTTACATTCTGTACAAGTGAATCCTTGTTGTCGCCATATTGTTTCTTTAATAACTGCGCCAGTCTGGACCGCTTCCCATTAACTAACTTTTCCTCTGCATCGCGGAGAGGTGGCAGGTATATACAATCGATACACTCAAAAGTTTCCTCTTCAAAGATGCTTGATTTCGATGCCCCACCCCATATTTCTTTCTTATAATACCCCTTCCTATTGGGATTTGAACTAACCTCTAAGTGCAATTGGGCTTTATAATCTGCATCGCACCAAGTTAAAAATGTTACTTGTTCATCTGAACTCAGGGATTCAAGTGTAATATCTATTCTTATGTCAGGAGCAGAGTACTGTTTGTCCAACGAAATATAAAAATCGTCTTCATCAATATTCATATTTGAAAACTCATTCTCTCGTAGAATAAGCCTTAGGGCATTAATTATTGTCGTTTTTCCTGATCCATTTTCTCCAACCAATACATTGAGCCCTTGATTTAACTTTATTATAGATTTTTCTTTAGAGTTCTTATATCCGGCAATATTCAAATTTGATATATACACTAAAAC
This Paenibacillus sp. JZ16 DNA region includes the following protein-coding sequences:
- a CDS encoding ATP-dependent nuclease gives rise to the protein MKLDLLNNFYILFIFIGGVLVYISNLNIAGYKNSKEKSIIKLNQGLNVLVGENGSGKTTIINALRLILRENEFSNMNIDEDDFYISLDKQYSAPDIRIDITLESLSSDEQVTFLTWCDADYKAQLHLEVSSNPNRKGYYKKEIWGGASKSSIFEEETFECIDCIYLPPLRDAEEKLVNGKRSRLAQLLKKQYGDNKDSLVQNVSKFNEQITSNAEKKYDEIETAKLNINTKLEESLGQRLGQSINLQFAETTFNKIVESIRMVFFPGIKQSDPDKFRDIATNSLGYNNLLYIATVFAELELLKNNNMITVLLIEEPEAHLHPQLQVKFIKYLEEITRKLGNIQVIITTHSPVLASSIHTDNLIHVTQNEDKIVATSLKDIDLGESKNYINRWLDVTKSTLLFSKGVILVEGISEAMLIPTFAKIVLAQHNKKALDNSEALLPTSLEEAGVSTININGINFKHFMKLFAKCDGSSSEVQLPIFCSGITDNDPPKLKVFVYDENGKLKKDKEGEPITILQDTFPLPSESPIGANSAIQLMDDINKSKWGRLYRSPLKTFEYDLAINGNNNQMAKVLHDLWPVSGKVKKQCSAISSRSNQYSEDEDMLKEDAEYIFKHIDANEVGKGIYSQELTDYLELQISMQLEKIDESQSNISDVFSKISEIINIPNYIKQAIIWACGGGE